From the genome of Vitis riparia cultivar Riparia Gloire de Montpellier isolate 1030 chromosome 2, EGFV_Vit.rip_1.0, whole genome shotgun sequence, one region includes:
- the LOC117906749 gene encoding transcription factor MYB1-like translates to MESLGVRKGKWTREEDILLRKCVEKYGEEKWHLVPLRAGLSRCRKSCRLRWFNYLKPNIKRGKFASDEVDLMIRLHKLLGNRWSLIAGRLPGRTANDVKNYWHHHRFKKMVPTQEKGKDKAQTNSENTLIKPKPCKLFLGFTFKTTAVDAYETQGSASSELQPTLVQPNQDILWWESLFAEHTIEDQELIASLSADETASAVDTNGGGNFDFPFEMGFFFP, encoded by the exons ATGGAAAGTTTGGGAGTTAGAAAGGGAAAATGGACTCGGGAAGAAgatattcttttaagaaaatgtgTTGAGAAATATGGAGAAGAAAAGTGGCATCTGGTTCCACTCCGAGCAG GTTTGAGTAGATGCCGCAAAAGCTGTAGATTGAGATGGTTCAACTATTTAAAGCCAAATATTAAGAGAGGAAAATTTGCATCAGATGAAGTCGATCTCATGATTAGACTTCATAAGCTGTTGGGAAACAG ATGGTCCTTGATTGCCGGCAGACTTCCAGGGAGGACTGCGAATGATGTCAAGAATTACTGGCACCATCATCGCTTCAAGAAGATGGTTCCCACCCAGGAAAAAGGGAAAGATAAAGCCCAAACCAATTCTGAAAACACTCTCATAAAGCCTAAGCCTTGCAAACTCTTTCTAGGGTTCACATTCAAAACTACAGCTGTGGATGCTTATGAGACACAAGGCAGTGCTTCTAGTGAGCTGCAACCCACATTGGTCCAACCAAACCAGGATATTTTATGGTGGGAAAGCCTATTCGCTGAGCATACCATTGAAGATCAGGAGCTTATTGCCAGCCTCTCGGCTGACGAAACTGCATCAGCTGTAGATACCAATGGAGGtgggaattttgattttccttttgaaatgG gttttttttttccttaa
- the LOC117904588 gene encoding transcription factor MYB1-like, with protein sequence MESLGVRKGAWIQEEDVLLRKCIEKYGEGKWHLVPLRAGLNRCRKSCRLRWLNYLKPDIKRGEFALDEVDLMIRLHNLLGNRWSLIAGRLPGRTANDVKNYWHGHHLKKKVQFQEEGRDKPQTHSKTKAIKPHPHKFSKALPKFELKTTAVDTFDTQVSTSSKPSSTSPQPNDDIICWESLLAEHAQMDQETDFSASGEMLIASLRTEETATQKKGPMDGMIEQIQGGEGDIIWWESLLAEHAQMDQETDFSASGEMLIASLRTEETATQKKGPMDGMIEQIQGGEGDFPFDVGFWDTPNTQVNHLI encoded by the exons ATGGAGAGCTTAGGAGTTAGAAAGGGTGCATGGATCCAAGAAGAGGATGTTCTCCTGAGGAAATGCATTGAGAAATATGGAGAAGGAAAGTGGCATCTGGTTCCCCTCCGAGCAG GGTTGAATAGATGCCGAAAAAGCTGCAGGTTGAGATGGCTCAATTATTTGAAGCCGGATATCAAGAGAGGAGAGTTTGCATTAGACGAGGTTGACCTCATGATTAGGCTTCACAATTTGTTGGGGAACAG ATGGTCCTTGATTGCGGGTAGGCTTCCAGGGAGGACTGCTAATGATGTCAAGAACTATTGGCATGGTCACCATTTGAAAAAGAAGGTTCAGTTCCAAGAAGAAGGGAGAGATAAACCCCAAACACATTCTAAAACCAAAGCTATAAAGCCTCACCCTCACAAGTTCTCCAAAGCCTTGCCAAAGTTTGAACTAAAAACTACAGCTGTGGATACTTTTGACACACAAGTAAGTACTTCCAGTAAGCCATCATCCACGTCACCACAACCGAATGATGACATCATATGTTGGGAAAGCCTGTTAGCTGAGCATGCTCAAATGGATCAAGAAACTGACTTTTCGGCTTCTGGAGAGATGCTTATCGCAAGCCTCAGGACAGAAGAAACTGCAACACAGAAAAAGGGACCCATGGATGGTATGATTGAACAAATCCAGGGAGGTGAGGGTGACATCATATGGTGGGAAAGCCTGTTAGCTGAGCATGCTCAAATGGATCAAGAAACTGACTTTTCGGCTTCTGGAGAGATGCTTATCGCAAGCCTCAGGACAGAAGAAACTGCAACACAGAAAAAGGGACCCATGGATGGTATGATCGAACAAATCCAGGGAGGTGAGGGTGATTTTCCATTTGATGTGGGCTTCTGGGATACACCCAACACACAAGTAAATCACTTGATCTGA